One genomic window of Arachis stenosperma cultivar V10309 chromosome 10, arast.V10309.gnm1.PFL2, whole genome shotgun sequence includes the following:
- the LOC130958149 gene encoding transcription factor TGA4-like: MNSPSTQFVSSRRMGVYDPIQQINMWGDSLKSNVNLSASIPLIDEADIKFDSQSEDASHGILGTNIKYDQEASKPIDKIQRRLAQNREAARKSRLRKKAYVQQLESSRLKLMQLEQELERVRQQGMYVAGGLDTNHLGFAGPINSGITAFEMEYGHWVEKQNSQILELRNALNSHIGDLELRILVDDMMNHYTEIFRMKSAAAKADVFYVMSGMWKTTAERFFLWIGGFRPSELLKVLLPLIEPLTEQQRLDVCNLGQSCQQAEDALSQGMEKLQQTLADSIAAGQLMEGSYIPQMATAIEKLEALVSFVNQADHLRKETLQQMSRILTIRQAARCLLAMGEYFQRLRALSSLWSDRPREPA; encoded by the exons ATGAATTCACCATCGACGCAGTTCGTTTCCTCGAGAAGGATGGGCGTGTATGATCCTATCCAGCAGATCAATATGTGGGGAGATAGCCTCAAAAGTAATGTCAATTTAAGTGCATCCATTCCCTTAATTGATGAAGCCGACATTAAGTTTGATAGTCAG TCAGAGGATGCTTCTCATGGTATCCTGGGAACGAATATCAAATATGACCAAGAAGCAAGTAAACCTATTGATAAG ATACAGAGACGACTTGCGCAAAATCGAGAGGCTGCTCGGAAGAGTCGTTTGCGGAAAAAG GCCTATGTGCAGCAATTAGAATCTAGTCGTTTGAAGTTGATGCAGCTAGAGCAAGAGCTTGAACGTGTGAGACAGCAG GGAATGTATGTAGCCGGTGGATTGGATACTAATCATCTAGGTTTTGCTGGACCTATTAATTCAG GAATCACAGCTTTCGAGATGGAGTATGGACACTGGGTTGAGAAGCAAAATAGTCAAATCTTAGAACTGAGAAACGCTTTAAATTCTCATATTGGTGACTTAGAGCTGAGGATACTTGTAGATGATATGATGAATCACTACACCGAAATCTTTCGTATGAAATCTGCTGCTGCAAAAGCAGACGTTTTCTATGTAATGTCTGGCATGTGGAAAACTACGGCCGAGAGATTTTTCTTATGGATTGGAGGCTTTCGACCCTCTGAACTTCTAAAG GTTCTTCTTCCTTTGATTGAACCTTTGACGGAGCAACAACGATTGGATGTCTGCAACCTCGGACAATCATGTCAGCAAGCCGAAGACGCCCTTTCACAAGGTATGGAGAAACTACAGCAAACACTTGCTGATAGCATAGCCGCCGGACAACTGATGGAAGGAAGTTATATTCCACAGATGGCTACTGCAATAGAGAAGTTGGAAGCTCTTGTGAGCTTTGTGAACCAG GCTGATCATCTTCGGAAGGAGACACTGCAGCAGATGTCTCGAATATTGACTATCCGTCAGGCAGCTCGATGCTTGCTTGCTATGGGGGAATACTTCCAACGCCTGAGAGCTCTGAGCTCGCTTTGGTCGGATCGTCCTCGCGAACCAGCTTAG
- the LOC130958148 gene encoding glutathione hydrolase 1-like isoform X2: protein MYGGNATLKAKGGLSVAVPGELSGLHEAWKQHGRLPWKRLVRPAEILARRGFKISPYLRMQMEQTESGILQDKGLHSIFAPNGELLNIGEVCYNKKLADTLGAIAMFGPQAFYGGLVGHNLVKDVQSVGGILTMEDLKGYQVKQTKPITNDVLGLEILAMPPPSGGPPMMLLLNILAQYELPSGLSGSLGYHREIEALKHVFAVRMNLGDPDFVNITAVLSDMLSPEFAKVLKNDIIDNRTFGPDHYGGRWNQIHDHGTSHLSVIDLDRNAVSMTTTVNAYFGSKILSPSTGIVLNNEMDDFSMPMKNVSNDVPPPAPPNFVAPGKRPLSSMSPTIVLKDGKLQAAVGASGGAMIIAGTSEVILNHFVKGMDPFSSVMSPRVYHQLIPNVVNYENWTTVSGDHFELPSDIRAALISKGHVLKGLAGGTICQLVVQDIDPSMGNNKESGKLVAVSDPRKGGLPSGF, encoded by the exons ATGTACGGTGGCAATGCTACTTTGAAGGCAAAAGGTGGCCTCTCCGTGGCTGTTCCGGGAGAACTCTCCGGCCTTCACGAGGCATGGAAACAACACGGGAGGCTTCCATGGAAGCGACTCGTAAGGCCGGCCGAGATTCTTGCCCGCCGAGGATTCAAGATTTCGCCATACCTCAGGATGCAAATGGAACAAACAGAGTCAGGTATATTGCAAGACAAGGGTCTTCATAGCATATTTGCACCAAATGGAGAACTCTTGAACATTGGTGAAGTATGTTACAATAAGAAACTGGCCGACACTCTTGGAGCTATTGCCATGTTTGGTCCACAAGCCTTCTATGGTGGATTGGTTGGCCATAATTTGGTTAAGGATGTTCAGAGTGTTGGAGGGATATTGACCATGGAAGACCTAAAAGGATATCAAGTTAAACAAACCAAACCAATAACAAATGATGTTCTTGGACTTGAGATTCTTGCCATGCCTCCTCCTTCAGGTGGGCCTCCAATGATGCTT CTGCTGAACATTCTAGCACAATATGAGCTCCCTTCAGGACTTTCTGGCTCCCTTGGGTACCATAGAGAAATTGAAGCTTTGAAACATGTTTTTGCTGTGAGAATGAATCTTGGAGACCCTGATTTTGTGAACATAACTGCTGTTctttctgacatgctttctccTGAGTTTGCTAAAGTGCTAAAGAATGACATCATTGATAATAGAACTTTTGGTCCCGATCATTATGGTGGCAG GTGGAATCAGATCCATGATCATGGTACTAGTCATCTAAGCGTCATTGATCTTGATCGCAATGCAGTGTCCATGACTACCACTGTGAATGCATATTTTGGTTCAAAGATCCTTTCACCAAGCACAGGAATAGTACTAAACAATGagatggatgatttttccatgccTATGAAAAATGTCTCCAACGACGTTCCACCTCCTGCTCCGCCCAATTTCGTCGCGCCCGGAAAGCGGCCGTTATCGTCCATGAGTCCAACTATTGTCCTCAAG GATGGGAAATTGCAAGCTGCAGTAGGTGCTAGTGGAGGAGCCATGATCATAGCTGGAACATCAGAAGTTATTCTGAATCATTTTGTGAAAGGAATGGATCCTTTTTCTTCTGTAATGTCTCCAAGGGTCTATCATCAG CTTATACCTAATGTGGTCAATTATGAGAATTGGACAACTGTGAGTGGTGACCACTTTGAACTTCCTTCTGACATAAGGGCAGCCCTTATAAGTAAGGGTCATGTCCTAAAGGGCCTTGCAGGTGGTACAATTTGCCAACTTGTAGTTCAAGACATTGATCCTTCAATGGGGAATAATAAAGAAAGTGGAAAGCTTGTGGCTGTGAGTGACCCAAGAAAGGGTGGTTTACCTTCAGGCTTCTGA
- the LOC130958148 gene encoding glutathione hydrolase 1-like isoform X1: protein MSRFHSSTVTMILWQVIAIILALNSVSGNQKLRNEVVFAEHGAVATDDRRCSRIGKDVLREGGHAVDAAVAAALCLGVVSPASSGLGGGAFMLLRLADGVAKAFDMRETAPLHASQDMYGGNATLKAKGGLSVAVPGELSGLHEAWKQHGRLPWKRLVRPAEILARRGFKISPYLRMQMEQTESGILQDKGLHSIFAPNGELLNIGEVCYNKKLADTLGAIAMFGPQAFYGGLVGHNLVKDVQSVGGILTMEDLKGYQVKQTKPITNDVLGLEILAMPPPSGGPPMMLLLNILAQYELPSGLSGSLGYHREIEALKHVFAVRMNLGDPDFVNITAVLSDMLSPEFAKVLKNDIIDNRTFGPDHYGGRWNQIHDHGTSHLSVIDLDRNAVSMTTTVNAYFGSKILSPSTGIVLNNEMDDFSMPMKNVSNDVPPPAPPNFVAPGKRPLSSMSPTIVLKDGKLQAAVGASGGAMIIAGTSEVILNHFVKGMDPFSSVMSPRVYHQLIPNVVNYENWTTVSGDHFELPSDIRAALISKGHVLKGLAGGTICQLVVQDIDPSMGNNKESGKLVAVSDPRKGGLPSGF from the exons ATGTCCCGCTTTCATTCATCAACAG TTACGATGATTCTATGGCAAGTCATTGCTATTATTCTTGCTTTGAATTCGGTGTCTGGAAACCAGAAGCTGAGAAATGAGGTGGTGTTTGCGGAGCATGGAGCGGTGGCGACGGACGATCGGCGGTGTTCGAGGATCGGAAAGGATGTTCTGCGGGAAGGAGGGCACGCGGTGGATGCGGCGGTGGCGGCGGCTCTTTGTTTGGGGGTTGTGAGCCCGGCGTCAAGTGGACTGGGGGGTGGAGCATTTATGCTTCTGAGGTTGGCGGATGGGGTCGCAAAGGCCTTTGATATGAGAGAAACTGCTCCTCTTCATGCTTCCCAG GACATGTACGGTGGCAATGCTACTTTGAAGGCAAAAGGTGGCCTCTCCGTGGCTGTTCCGGGAGAACTCTCCGGCCTTCACGAGGCATGGAAACAACACGGGAGGCTTCCATGGAAGCGACTCGTAAGGCCGGCCGAGATTCTTGCCCGCCGAGGATTCAAGATTTCGCCATACCTCAGGATGCAAATGGAACAAACAGAGTCAGGTATATTGCAAGACAAGGGTCTTCATAGCATATTTGCACCAAATGGAGAACTCTTGAACATTGGTGAAGTATGTTACAATAAGAAACTGGCCGACACTCTTGGAGCTATTGCCATGTTTGGTCCACAAGCCTTCTATGGTGGATTGGTTGGCCATAATTTGGTTAAGGATGTTCAGAGTGTTGGAGGGATATTGACCATGGAAGACCTAAAAGGATATCAAGTTAAACAAACCAAACCAATAACAAATGATGTTCTTGGACTTGAGATTCTTGCCATGCCTCCTCCTTCAGGTGGGCCTCCAATGATGCTT CTGCTGAACATTCTAGCACAATATGAGCTCCCTTCAGGACTTTCTGGCTCCCTTGGGTACCATAGAGAAATTGAAGCTTTGAAACATGTTTTTGCTGTGAGAATGAATCTTGGAGACCCTGATTTTGTGAACATAACTGCTGTTctttctgacatgctttctccTGAGTTTGCTAAAGTGCTAAAGAATGACATCATTGATAATAGAACTTTTGGTCCCGATCATTATGGTGGCAG GTGGAATCAGATCCATGATCATGGTACTAGTCATCTAAGCGTCATTGATCTTGATCGCAATGCAGTGTCCATGACTACCACTGTGAATGCATATTTTGGTTCAAAGATCCTTTCACCAAGCACAGGAATAGTACTAAACAATGagatggatgatttttccatgccTATGAAAAATGTCTCCAACGACGTTCCACCTCCTGCTCCGCCCAATTTCGTCGCGCCCGGAAAGCGGCCGTTATCGTCCATGAGTCCAACTATTGTCCTCAAG GATGGGAAATTGCAAGCTGCAGTAGGTGCTAGTGGAGGAGCCATGATCATAGCTGGAACATCAGAAGTTATTCTGAATCATTTTGTGAAAGGAATGGATCCTTTTTCTTCTGTAATGTCTCCAAGGGTCTATCATCAG CTTATACCTAATGTGGTCAATTATGAGAATTGGACAACTGTGAGTGGTGACCACTTTGAACTTCCTTCTGACATAAGGGCAGCCCTTATAAGTAAGGGTCATGTCCTAAAGGGCCTTGCAGGTGGTACAATTTGCCAACTTGTAGTTCAAGACATTGATCCTTCAATGGGGAATAATAAAGAAAGTGGAAAGCTTGTGGCTGTGAGTGACCCAAGAAAGGGTGGTTTACCTTCAGGCTTCTGA